One part of the Pirellulales bacterium genome encodes these proteins:
- a CDS encoding PQQ-binding-like beta-propeller repeat protein produces MTTEHPTADPAQPPAKQPRYWFPVLLLGSYWLYHLLCRPFDLDMFSLFVSRMAVLAVVLVTFPIWWLTSRQLRPFDRTFGVGVVIVAVLAASFIVVNGASVPGLIMVGLPLSYTAATIWLLVARQASKRVWRIGLAVAICLPLGWLTLFRWEGLTGDQQNELRWRWESTAEERFLAVHEPVEPATAPADVVPLSAEAGDWTGFRGPQRDGVVHGATIATDWRQHPPRLVWRQRVGPAWSSMTVVAGRLFTQEQRGEREAVVCYDAATGRELWSHEDTARFSEGVSGIGPRATPTFDHGRLYTSGGTGLVNCLDAATGRKTWSRDLVAESGAAAPKFGFWGFSCSPLVVDGVVIVYAGGEGHEKLWGLDAESGKTAWSLDAGRNNYSSPQVATWKDQQQVLFSGELGLMAVEPASGELLWKAPDTLKSSNAMVQPHVLGSNELVVAADGGLVRMAVDRDGGGFRLTPRWSAQAKGLRPTFNDFVVHNGAIYGFDEGIFGCLDLDSGKRTWKRGRYGHGQVLLLADQDVLLVTAESGELVLLAADSAKFRELAKFQALEGKTWNHPALAHGRLYLRNGEEMACYELSSMPSGEEQRRRHEQD; encoded by the coding sequence ATGACCACCGAGCACCCGACAGCCGACCCCGCACAGCCGCCCGCGAAGCAGCCTCGCTATTGGTTCCCGGTGCTGCTCTTAGGCAGCTATTGGCTGTACCACCTACTCTGCCGGCCGTTCGATCTGGACATGTTCAGCCTGTTCGTCTCGCGAATGGCGGTGTTGGCCGTGGTGCTCGTGACTTTTCCGATCTGGTGGCTGACCAGCCGGCAGCTTCGCCCCTTCGACCGCACGTTCGGCGTGGGCGTGGTGATTGTCGCCGTGCTGGCGGCCAGCTTTATCGTCGTCAATGGAGCGAGCGTGCCTGGCCTGATCATGGTCGGCCTGCCGCTGAGCTACACGGCGGCGACCATCTGGCTGCTCGTCGCGCGGCAGGCCAGCAAACGAGTGTGGCGTATCGGGCTGGCCGTGGCGATTTGTCTGCCGCTCGGATGGCTCACGCTGTTCCGCTGGGAAGGCCTGACCGGCGATCAACAGAACGAATTGCGCTGGCGGTGGGAGTCGACGGCCGAAGAAAGGTTTCTGGCCGTGCATGAACCAGTCGAACCGGCGACCGCACCCGCCGACGTAGTGCCGCTGTCGGCCGAAGCAGGTGACTGGACCGGCTTTCGCGGGCCGCAGCGCGACGGCGTGGTGCATGGCGCGACCATCGCCACCGACTGGCGGCAGCATCCGCCGCGATTGGTCTGGCGACAGCGGGTCGGCCCGGCCTGGTCGAGCATGACCGTGGTCGCCGGACGATTGTTTACCCAGGAGCAGCGCGGCGAGCGCGAAGCCGTGGTGTGCTACGATGCGGCGACGGGCCGCGAACTCTGGTCGCACGAAGACACTGCCCGATTCAGCGAGGGCGTTTCCGGCATCGGTCCGCGGGCCACGCCTACGTTCGATCACGGGCGGCTTTATACGTCGGGCGGCACCGGCCTCGTCAACTGCCTCGACGCGGCGACGGGCCGCAAAACCTGGTCGCGCGACTTGGTGGCCGAGTCGGGCGCGGCCGCTCCCAAGTTTGGCTTCTGGGGCTTCTCCTGCTCGCCGCTGGTCGTCGATGGCGTGGTCATCGTCTATGCCGGCGGCGAAGGGCACGAAAAGCTGTGGGGACTCGACGCCGAGAGCGGCAAGACGGCGTGGTCGCTCGACGCCGGAAGAAACAACTACAGTTCGCCGCAGGTCGCGACCTGGAAGGATCAACAGCAGGTTCTCTTTTCCGGCGAGCTCGGCTTGATGGCCGTCGAGCCGGCCAGCGGCGAGCTGCTGTGGAAAGCTCCGGACACGCTCAAGTCGAGCAATGCGATGGTTCAGCCGCACGTGCTCGGTTCGAATGAGCTGGTGGTTGCGGCCGACGGCGGGCTGGTGCGAATGGCGGTTGATCGCGACGGCGGCGGCTTTCGCCTGACGCCGCGTTGGTCTGCGCAGGCCAAGGGACTGCGTCCGACGTTCAACGACTTCGTCGTTCACAACGGCGCGATCTACGGCTTCGACGAAGGCATTTTTGGCTGCCTCGATCTTGACTCCGGCAAGCGAACTTGGAAACGCGGCCGCTACGGTCACGGGCAAGTGTTGCTCTTGGCCGACCAGGATGTGCTGCTGGTCACGGCCGAATCGGGCGAGCTTGTGTTGCTCGCCGCCGACTCCGCGAAGTTTCGCGAACTGGCGAAGTTTCAGGCCCTCGAGGGCAAAACCTGGAACCACCCCGCGCTGGCCCACGGCCGTCTCTATTTGCGCAATGGCGAAGAGATGGCATGCTACGAACTCTCCAGTATGCCGAGCGGAGAAGAGCAACGCCGGCGACACGAACAAGATTGA
- a CDS encoding M28 family peptidase produces MRKISGQAVYVAVVLLVSVAVLSYAIWPEAHAGPRRLTLRDIPFNGTRAYSYLRQACGFGPRPSGSKAMSLQRQWLAEHFKSLGAEVSLQSFTVRHPLDGSAVPMANVVARWHPDRPRRVFFCAHYDTRPFPDRDPHNRRGKFVGANDGASGVAVLMELAKRFSALKGEMGVDVVLFDGEEFMFEERGEYFLGSTHFAREYVAEPPAVPYEWGVLLDMVGDSNLRLYQEENSVTWTDTRPLVQEIWGLARRLGVHDFIDRTGPNVRDDHLPLHEIAKLSVCDIIDFDYPFWHTQQDSPEHCSALSLAKVGWVLQEWLERTAVPQAPADTGGGGR; encoded by the coding sequence ATGCGAAAGATCTCGGGTCAGGCTGTTTATGTGGCGGTCGTGCTGCTGGTGAGCGTGGCGGTGTTGAGCTACGCAATCTGGCCGGAGGCACATGCCGGCCCGCGCCGCCTGACGTTGCGCGACATCCCGTTCAACGGCACGCGGGCCTACAGCTACCTCCGCCAGGCGTGCGGCTTTGGCCCGCGGCCCAGCGGCTCGAAGGCGATGTCGCTTCAGCGTCAGTGGCTGGCGGAGCACTTCAAATCGCTGGGGGCCGAGGTCTCGCTGCAGTCGTTCACGGTACGGCATCCGCTCGACGGCTCGGCCGTGCCGATGGCGAACGTCGTTGCCCGCTGGCATCCCGACCGCCCGCGACGGGTGTTCTTCTGCGCGCACTACGACACGCGGCCTTTTCCCGACCGCGACCCGCACAACCGGCGCGGAAAGTTTGTGGGGGCCAACGACGGCGCCAGCGGCGTGGCAGTGCTGATGGAGCTGGCCAAGCGGTTTTCGGCGTTGAAAGGCGAGATGGGCGTCGACGTGGTGCTGTTCGACGGCGAGGAATTCATGTTCGAGGAGCGGGGCGAATACTTTTTGGGTTCGACGCACTTCGCCCGTGAATATGTGGCTGAACCGCCGGCCGTTCCTTATGAGTGGGGCGTGCTCTTGGACATGGTCGGCGACTCCAACCTGCGCCTTTACCAGGAAGAGAACAGCGTCACCTGGACCGACACAAGGCCGCTGGTGCAAGAAATTTGGGGCCTGGCCCGGCGGCTGGGCGTGCATGATTTCATCGACCGCACGGGTCCCAATGTGCGCGACGACCACCTGCCGCTGCACGAAATCGCCAAGCTCTCGGTGTGCGACATCATCGACTTCGACTATCCCTTCTGGCATACGCAGCAAGATTCGCCCGAACATTGCTCGGCCCTGAGCCTGGCCAAAGTCGGCTGGGTGTTGCAAGAATGGTTGGAACGCACGGCGGTGCCCCAGGCTCCGGCAGATACGGGCGGCGGAGGGCGGTAG
- a CDS encoding endonuclease/exonuclease/phosphatase family protein produces MSDRRTSATPALSPASQLALPSAPPRSLRRWATAFALLLVCGLVYLAGDQRRPVPAAVGASLSGKGTRSTTSIATLRVASFNIHGGTGRDRRYDLARTAAALNGFDLALLNEVHGPYFWQTEGQVETLAGLTDQRWLFAPTEQRWWHHQFGNAVLSAADVTQWQRIVLPGSGRGYRNAVLLSIPFAGRTLHLLGTHFDRNSAADRAQQFQAVTRLFLALAEPAILLGDLNMTADEGSIRELLARGGVHDPLGEVLGDAAGRHIDWILTRGLTTIDAGTIDNGASDHPLIWAELGVKYKSFTVW; encoded by the coding sequence TTGAGCGACCGTCGAACGTCGGCCACGCCCGCACTCTCCCCCGCTTCCCAACTCGCCCTCCCCTCCGCTCCGCCTCGTTCCCTCCGCCGCTGGGCGACGGCCTTCGCGCTCCTGCTCGTGTGCGGCCTGGTTTATCTGGCCGGCGATCAGCGCCGCCCGGTGCCGGCCGCCGTCGGTGCTTCGTTGTCGGGCAAGGGCACGCGGTCCACAACCAGCATCGCCACCCTTCGTGTGGCGAGCTTCAACATTCACGGCGGCACGGGCAGGGACCGCCGCTACGACCTAGCGCGTACCGCCGCGGCCCTGAACGGGTTCGACCTGGCCTTATTGAACGAAGTACACGGTCCCTATTTCTGGCAGACGGAGGGCCAGGTCGAGACGCTGGCGGGCCTGACGGACCAGCGCTGGCTGTTTGCACCGACCGAACAACGCTGGTGGCATCACCAGTTCGGCAACGCCGTCTTGTCTGCCGCCGACGTGACGCAATGGCAGCGCATCGTGTTGCCGGGTAGCGGCCGCGGGTATCGAAACGCCGTGTTGTTGAGTATTCCGTTTGCGGGCCGCACGCTCCACCTGCTGGGCACCCATTTCGACCGCAATTCCGCCGCCGATCGAGCGCAGCAGTTTCAGGCCGTGACGCGGTTGTTTCTGGCCTTGGCCGAACCGGCAATCCTGCTAGGCGATCTCAACATGACCGCCGACGAAGGTTCGATCCGGGAGCTGCTGGCGCGCGGCGGAGTCCATGACCCGCTGGGCGAAGTGCTCGGCGACGCCGCGGGCCGGCATATCGACTGGATCCTGACGCGCGGCCTGACGACGATCGATGCGGGCACCATCGACAACGGCGCATCCGACCATCCGCTGATTTGGGCCGAACTGGGCGTGAAGTACAAGTCTTTCACGGTGTGGTAG
- a CDS encoding alpha/beta hydrolase family protein, giving the protein MLRSCCLRAAFVAAACGGGVLSPAAEREGEVRFEPTADEAQVPELFRLEAARFSFQQRRIKTIATGYEVWEVTFPSPVETAFVENNTVHCEYFRPLKSGKQPAVIVLHILGGDFDLSRLFARQLAQNGVAALFLKLPYYGPRRPQGPRVRMVSENPRETVAGMRQGILDIRRGVAWLAAQKEVDAQRLGIFGISLGGITSALALAAEPRLTSGCLMLAGGDVAQVAWDNPELAKLRDRWLAQGGTKDEFLALWKSIDPATYAELARRKRILMLNARHDEVIPPKCTESLWHALGEPEIVWYEAGHFSSLRFLFDGLGRVTQFFRSP; this is encoded by the coding sequence ATGCTGCGATCGTGTTGTCTACGCGCCGCTTTCGTTGCCGCCGCCTGCGGTGGGGGCGTCTTGTCGCCCGCCGCTGAAAGAGAAGGCGAGGTCCGCTTCGAGCCGACGGCGGACGAAGCCCAAGTGCCAGAACTGTTCCGCCTGGAAGCAGCCCGCTTTTCCTTCCAACAACGTCGGATCAAGACTATTGCCACGGGTTACGAAGTCTGGGAGGTGACCTTTCCGTCGCCGGTCGAGACGGCCTTCGTGGAGAACAACACGGTCCACTGCGAGTATTTCCGGCCCCTGAAATCGGGCAAGCAGCCGGCAGTGATCGTGTTGCACATTCTAGGCGGCGACTTTGACCTTTCGCGGCTTTTCGCTCGGCAGCTCGCGCAAAACGGCGTCGCCGCGCTGTTTCTGAAGCTTCCCTATTACGGCCCCCGTCGTCCGCAGGGGCCGCGAGTACGGATGGTGTCGGAGAACCCTCGCGAAACTGTGGCGGGCATGCGGCAAGGCATTCTCGACATTCGCCGCGGCGTGGCGTGGTTGGCCGCTCAAAAAGAGGTCGATGCTCAGCGGCTGGGCATCTTCGGCATCAGCCTGGGCGGAATTACCAGCGCCTTGGCGCTGGCGGCCGAACCGCGGCTCACGAGCGGCTGCCTGATGTTGGCCGGAGGCGACGTGGCACAGGTGGCGTGGGACAATCCCGAATTGGCCAAGCTCCGCGACCGCTGGCTGGCGCAGGGGGGCACGAAGGACGAGTTTCTGGCCCTCTGGAAGAGCATCGATCCGGCGACCTACGCCGAGCTTGCCCGACGAAAGAGAATTCTGATGCTCAATGCACGGCACGACGAAGTCATACCGCCCAAGTGTACGGAATCGTTGTGGCATGCGTTGGGCGAGCCGGAGATCGTCTGGTACGAGGCCGGGCACTTCAGCTCTCTTCGCTTCTTGTTCGATGGACTGGGTCGCGTCACGCAGTTTTTCCGTTCGCCATGA
- a CDS encoding outer membrane beta-barrel protein has translation MTKAIQIVAVGMAYLLTAPWVCGQTPPAERPSRPVGLDAEGPATNGPLLAGLPMERLAARFGRATDDQPFYHVTAPEWTHEQPNWIEPQHLLSATAFEDVPHEVLAAPPPQPASLWERWRQQRLLRRRRPASWFRYPFYFEKFTSLIRTDEPIHDQIHNGRGNLFGGRLGWDFSPRWGIESRFGYLRTTMTDAVHPLLPPHENFYFLDTSALLYLRGDVRWRPFMLLGLGLVNVGFIDDQGALWNQTLMTMPFGAGFKFRITEHNAFRFEVLDNVVFGNGQGGNSRAMHDVGVSFAYERRFGAPHKSYFPRPDGGRWTRCREWLESMSH, from the coding sequence ATGACCAAGGCAATTCAAATTGTCGCCGTCGGCATGGCGTATCTGCTGACGGCGCCATGGGTGTGCGGCCAGACCCCTCCGGCGGAGCGTCCGTCGCGCCCGGTCGGTCTTGACGCCGAGGGGCCGGCCACGAACGGGCCGCTGTTGGCCGGCCTGCCGATGGAACGGCTGGCGGCGCGGTTTGGACGCGCCACCGACGACCAGCCCTTCTATCACGTCACGGCTCCCGAGTGGACGCACGAGCAGCCCAATTGGATCGAGCCGCAGCACCTGCTTTCCGCAACCGCCTTCGAAGACGTTCCGCACGAGGTGCTGGCCGCGCCCCCGCCGCAACCGGCGTCGTTGTGGGAGCGCTGGCGGCAGCAGCGTCTGCTGCGTCGCCGCCGCCCGGCAAGCTGGTTTCGCTATCCTTTCTATTTCGAGAAATTCACCAGCCTGATTCGCACCGATGAGCCGATTCACGACCAGATTCACAACGGGCGCGGGAATCTCTTTGGCGGGCGCCTGGGATGGGATTTTTCGCCCCGCTGGGGCATCGAGAGCCGCTTCGGATACTTGCGTACGACGATGACGGACGCGGTCCATCCCTTGCTGCCGCCGCACGAAAATTTTTACTTCTTGGACACAAGCGCGCTGCTTTACTTGAGGGGCGATGTCCGCTGGCGGCCCTTCATGCTGCTGGGCCTGGGACTGGTCAACGTCGGTTTCATCGACGATCAGGGGGCGCTCTGGAACCAGACGCTGATGACCATGCCTTTTGGCGCGGGTTTCAAGTTTCGCATCACCGAGCACAACGCTTTTCGGTTCGAGGTGCTCGACAATGTGGTGTTCGGCAACGGCCAGGGGGGCAATAGCCGGGCCATGCACGACGTGGGCGTCTCGTTCGCCTACGAGCGTCGCTTTGGCGCCCCGCACAAATCGTATTTTCCGCGACCCGACGGCGGCCGCTGGACCCGTTGTCGCGAGTGGCTGGAGTCGATGTCGCATTAG
- the sthA gene encoding Si-specific NAD(P)(+) transhydrogenase produces MGRNRSKQEVMESQHFDVVVIGTGPGGEGAAMQAAKQGKKVAVVERYAKIGGGCTHWATIPSKALRHAIFQMTSIVNNKLFRDAGISVSFSFPELQRTAGSVIERQVEMRLGFYERNSVPVFHGHARFRGPHTVEVLDQFGGCRELEAGAVVIATGTRPYRPPDIDFKHPRVFDSDTILSLGDTPRSITIYGAGIVGCEYASMFRNLEVKVNLVNTRDKLLEFLDDEIIDALSYHLRDRGVILRHRETYTHVELLDDGTVLHLKSGKQLKTDILLWAAGRTGNSDDMGLEAIGIQPNQRGQLDVNEHFQTALPHIYAVGDVAGPPALASAAYVQGRYAAQHLICGHGDRALVRDIPTGIYTTPEISSLGKTERELTAAGVPYEVGQAMFKSLARAQITGQTVGMLKLLFHRETLELLGIHCFGANASEIIHIGQAIMSQPGKQNTLLYFINTTFNYPTMAEAYRVAALNGYNRLF; encoded by the coding sequence ATCGGCCGCAATCGGTCAAAACAGGAAGTCATGGAGAGCCAACATTTCGACGTGGTTGTGATCGGCACGGGGCCGGGCGGCGAGGGCGCCGCCATGCAGGCCGCCAAACAGGGGAAAAAGGTGGCCGTCGTGGAGCGCTACGCCAAAATCGGCGGCGGCTGCACGCACTGGGCCACCATTCCCAGCAAGGCCCTGCGGCACGCCATCTTTCAGATGACGAGCATCGTCAACAACAAGCTCTTCCGCGACGCCGGCATCTCCGTCTCCTTCTCGTTTCCCGAACTACAGCGGACAGCCGGCTCGGTGATCGAGCGGCAGGTCGAGATGCGGCTGGGATTCTACGAGCGGAACAGCGTGCCGGTGTTCCACGGTCACGCCCGATTTCGCGGGCCGCACACGGTCGAAGTGCTCGACCAATTCGGTGGGTGCCGCGAGCTGGAGGCCGGCGCCGTGGTGATCGCCACCGGCACGCGGCCCTATCGCCCGCCCGACATCGACTTCAAGCACCCGCGCGTGTTCGACAGCGATACGATCTTGAGCCTCGGCGATACGCCGCGGTCGATCACCATCTACGGCGCGGGCATCGTGGGGTGCGAATATGCCTCGATGTTCCGCAACCTCGAAGTCAAGGTGAACCTGGTCAACACGCGCGACAAGCTGCTGGAGTTCCTGGACGACGAGATCATCGACGCCCTCAGCTATCATCTGCGCGACCGGGGCGTCATTCTTCGTCACCGCGAGACGTACACGCACGTGGAGCTGCTCGACGACGGCACCGTGCTGCACTTGAAGAGCGGCAAGCAGCTCAAGACCGACATTTTGTTGTGGGCCGCGGGCCGCACCGGCAACTCCGACGACATGGGCCTGGAAGCGATCGGCATTCAGCCCAACCAGCGCGGCCAGCTCGACGTGAACGAGCACTTCCAGACCGCGCTGCCGCACATTTACGCCGTGGGCGACGTCGCCGGACCGCCGGCGCTGGCCAGCGCGGCCTACGTGCAGGGACGCTACGCCGCCCAGCACCTGATCTGCGGGCACGGCGACCGGGCCCTCGTGCGCGACATTCCCACCGGCATTTATACCACGCCCGAAATCAGCTCGCTGGGCAAGACCGAGCGCGAGCTGACGGCGGCCGGAGTGCCCTACGAAGTCGGCCAGGCGATGTTCAAGAGCCTGGCCCGCGCCCAGATCACCGGCCAGACCGTGGGCATGCTGAAGCTGCTGTTTCACCGAGAAACGCTGGAGCTGCTGGGCATCCATTGTTTCGGTGCCAACGCCTCGGAGATCATCCACATCGGCCAGGCGATCATGTCGCAGCCGGGCAAGCAGAACACGCTGCTCTATTTCATCAACACCACGTTCAACTATCCGACCATGGCCGAGGCATACCGCGTGGCGGCGTTGAACGGGTACAACCGGCTGTTTTAG
- a CDS encoding sodium:proton antiporter produces MSEHAIEGAASQRGVLAAIVAVVLVYLLTARAGWPQHGTELILEAEHAEASDEFVAGDHHKGGQVAQRASLPTAVPMCPPPAYWMVAPFALLLGAIALLPLIRASEHWWESNRNKFIVAGGLGLVTLLYYGFVHADAIECHFLGQGLIERADGPFSFKLPAAVVANAIFQDFLPFIVLLFSLYTIAGGIRIEGNLPAHPITNTAFICVGGLLASFIGTTGAAMLLVRPLLETNRERTYVSHTVVFFIFVVCNCGGCLLPLGDPPLFLGYLQGVPFLWTASLWKEWLFINGALLAVYFTWDRWRCYPRETPPDVVRDETRVHRLHFGGLWPNLPLLGLVVLAVALLDPTKSLLGTDWHPWLYLREIMLLSLVGLSLAFGPASVRHGNKFNYGAIVEVAALFVGIFICMQPALQILHVKGPELGVNTAPKFFWTTGALSSVLDNAPTYLVFFETARALHADGIQTAGGVGIPDALLAAISLGAVFMGANTYIGNGPNFMVKTIAEKSGVRMPSFFGYMIYSALVLIPLFVVTTLLFFR; encoded by the coding sequence ATGTCGGAACATGCAATTGAAGGCGCCGCTTCGCAACGGGGCGTGCTGGCGGCGATTGTGGCCGTCGTGCTGGTGTATCTGCTGACCGCGCGGGCCGGCTGGCCGCAGCACGGCACCGAACTGATCCTCGAGGCCGAGCATGCCGAGGCGTCGGACGAATTCGTCGCAGGAGACCATCACAAGGGCGGCCAAGTCGCCCAGCGGGCCAGCCTGCCCACAGCCGTGCCGATGTGCCCGCCGCCCGCCTATTGGATGGTCGCGCCGTTCGCGTTGCTGCTGGGTGCGATTGCCTTGCTGCCGCTGATCCGCGCTTCCGAACACTGGTGGGAGAGCAATCGCAACAAATTCATCGTGGCGGGCGGCCTGGGGCTGGTCACGCTGCTTTATTACGGATTCGTTCACGCCGACGCAATCGAGTGTCATTTTCTGGGGCAAGGCCTGATCGAGCGGGCCGACGGGCCGTTTTCGTTCAAGCTTCCGGCGGCGGTGGTCGCCAATGCCATCTTTCAGGATTTCCTGCCGTTCATCGTGCTGCTGTTCAGTCTCTACACGATCGCCGGCGGCATCCGCATCGAGGGCAACCTGCCGGCTCATCCCATCACTAACACCGCCTTTATATGCGTGGGCGGCTTGTTGGCCAGTTTCATCGGCACGACCGGCGCGGCGATGCTGCTGGTGCGTCCCTTGCTGGAGACCAACCGCGAGCGGACTTACGTCAGCCATACCGTGGTGTTTTTCATCTTCGTGGTTTGCAATTGCGGCGGCTGCCTGCTTCCGTTGGGCGATCCGCCGCTCTTTCTGGGCTACTTGCAAGGCGTGCCGTTCCTGTGGACGGCGTCGCTCTGGAAAGAATGGCTGTTCATCAACGGCGCCTTGCTGGCCGTCTATTTCACCTGGGACCGTTGGCGCTGCTATCCGCGCGAAACTCCTCCCGACGTTGTGCGCGACGAGACCCGCGTCCACCGTCTGCACTTCGGCGGGCTGTGGCCGAACCTTCCGTTGTTGGGCCTGGTTGTGTTGGCGGTGGCCTTGCTCGATCCGACGAAATCGCTGCTCGGCACCGACTGGCATCCTTGGCTCTACCTGCGCGAGATCATGCTGCTGTCGCTGGTCGGCCTGTCGCTGGCGTTCGGTCCGGCGTCGGTGCGGCACGGCAACAAATTCAACTACGGCGCGATCGTGGAAGTGGCGGCCCTGTTCGTGGGCATTTTTATCTGCATGCAGCCCGCCTTGCAGATTCTGCACGTGAAGGGGCCGGAACTGGGCGTCAACACGGCCCCCAAGTTTTTCTGGACGACCGGCGCGCTGTCGTCGGTGCTCGACAATGCGCCGACGTACCTCGTGTTTTTCGAGACGGCCCGAGCGCTGCACGCCGACGGCATCCAGACGGCCGGCGGCGTGGGCATTCCCGACGCCTTGCTGGCCGCCATCAGCCTGGGCGCCGTGTTCATGGGCGCCAACACGTATATCGGCAACGGTCCGAACTTCATGGTCAAGACGATTGCCGAGAAGTCGGGCGTGCGGATGCCGAGTTTTTTTGGTTATATGATTTACAGCGCCTTGGTGCTGATTCCGTTGTTTGTCGTGACGACGTTGTTGTTCTTCCGATAA
- a CDS encoding PD-(D/E)XK nuclease family transposase, with translation MSIPRFSELPDYHSTFELRERRRQTLFTDQLALHILELPKFKKGIDELATPLDRWLYFLRNGEYLDAETVPVTLDVPELRWALGDLFMISRIDPERELYEARLQERRDKAWFEQTVERAAQQVAETAAAKGREQGRAEGRAEGRTEALRTVIPALQKSLGQHVLPLEELQTLSCDELETIWTRLQNDLLDNHD, from the coding sequence TTGTCGATACCCCGCTTTTCCGAGCTGCCGGACTATCACTCGACCTTCGAGCTGCGCGAGCGCCGCCGTCAGACGCTCTTTACGGATCAACTGGCCCTGCATATCCTGGAATTACCGAAGTTCAAGAAAGGAATTGATGAGCTGGCGACGCCGCTCGACCGCTGGCTCTATTTCTTGCGGAATGGCGAATACCTCGATGCGGAGACCGTGCCCGTTACCTTGGACGTGCCGGAGCTCCGCTGGGCATTAGGAGACCTGTTTATGATTTCGCGTATCGATCCGGAACGTGAGCTCTATGAAGCCCGGCTGCAAGAGCGGCGCGACAAGGCGTGGTTTGAACAAACCGTTGAACGAGCCGCTCAACAAGTTGCCGAAACTGCCGCAGCGAAGGGGCGCGAGCAGGGACGCGCGGAGGGACGCGCGGAGGGACGCACGGAGGCACTGCGAACAGTCATTCCAGCACTGCAAAAGTCGCTGGGGCAGCATGTTCTGCCACTGGAAGAATTGCAGACCCTCTCTTGCGACGAGTTAGAAACCATCTGGACGCGGCTGCAAAACGATCTGCTGGACAACCACGATTAA
- a CDS encoding HRDC domain-containing protein — MTPLITTESQLASLCERLARCPSIAFDTEFVSEHTYRPNLCLIQVAAGGELAVIDALAIDDLKPFWEVLAAAGHETIVHAGREEISFSLAAVGRPPAAPFDVQLAAGFIGMEYPAGYGNLISKLLGGTPRKGETRTDWRRRPLSERQIDYALEDVRHLAPLRDKLHARLTELGRVPWFETEMAAFLQEVDDSRRRDRWRKVSGSSGLSGRSQAIVRELWLWRDREAARRDCPVRRVLRDDLIVELAKRRSADPKQVRAVRGMERGDLQRLLPSLCQAIDKALQAPDESLRVPPRRESSSQLTMLGQFLSSALSSICRAAEVAPSLVGGANDVRDLVAYQLGEYEGTDGEPPVLMRGWRAEVVGKLLDDLIAGKVSIRIRDPRAEQPLAFERE; from the coding sequence ATGACACCCCTCATCACGACAGAAAGCCAATTGGCCTCGCTCTGCGAGCGGCTGGCCCGGTGCCCGTCGATCGCCTTCGACACGGAGTTCGTGTCGGAGCACACGTATCGGCCGAACCTGTGCCTGATTCAGGTGGCGGCCGGCGGCGAATTGGCGGTCATCGACGCGCTGGCCATCGACGACCTCAAGCCCTTCTGGGAAGTGCTGGCCGCGGCCGGGCATGAGACGATCGTTCACGCGGGTCGGGAAGAGATTTCCTTCAGCCTGGCGGCGGTGGGGCGTCCGCCCGCCGCACCGTTCGACGTGCAGTTGGCCGCCGGCTTCATCGGCATGGAATATCCGGCGGGTTACGGCAACCTGATCTCGAAGCTGCTGGGCGGCACGCCGCGCAAGGGTGAAACGCGCACGGATTGGCGGCGGCGACCGCTCTCGGAGCGGCAGATCGACTATGCCTTGGAAGACGTTCGCCACCTGGCCCCGTTACGCGACAAGCTTCACGCGCGGCTTACGGAGCTGGGCCGCGTACCCTGGTTCGAGACCGAGATGGCCGCGTTCCTGCAGGAAGTCGATGACTCGCGCCGCCGCGATCGCTGGCGGAAAGTTTCGGGCAGCTCGGGCCTGTCGGGCCGCAGCCAGGCGATCGTCCGCGAGCTTTGGCTGTGGCGCGATCGCGAGGCCGCCCGGCGCGATTGCCCGGTGCGGCGCGTGTTGCGCGACGATCTGATCGTCGAGTTGGCCAAGCGCCGCAGTGCCGACCCCAAGCAAGTTCGGGCGGTGCGCGGCATGGAGCGCGGCGACTTGCAGCGGTTGTTGCCCAGCCTGTGCCAGGCGATCGACAAGGCCCTGCAGGCGCCCGACGAGTCGCTGCGTGTACCCCCGCGCCGCGAGTCAAGCTCGCAGCTTACGATGCTGGGGCAGTTCTTGTCGTCGGCCTTGAGCAGCATCTGCCGGGCGGCCGAGGTGGCGCCGAGCCTGGTCGGCGGCGCCAACGACGTGCGCGACCTGGTGGCCTATCAACTTGGCGAATACGAGGGGACGGACGGGGAGCCGCCGGTCTTGATGCGCGGTTGGCGGGCGGAAGTGGTGGGCAAGCTCTTGGACGACCTGATTGCCGGCAAAGTATCAATTCGCATTCGCGATCCGCGCGCCGAGCAGCCGCTGGCCTTCGAGCGGGAGTAG